ATCGCCAACATCAACTGGAAAGCAAAGTCGGGGTTGGTGGCGAGTTCCTGTTTTAACGCCTGCATGGGGATTTTTGTCACCCGACAATCCGATAACACCACCGCATCACAGACATAACGTTCAACCGCCATGGTCGATTCCCCCAGCAGTTCCCCCGGTCTTGTGCGCAGCATGATGACTTCCGTCCCGTCGCTCAGGTAACGCACAGCCTTGACTTCACCCGATTGCAGGTAAAACAACCCATCCACTGTGTCATTGATGCGGAACAGGCATTCCCCCGCCTGCAATTCCTGCACTTTGGCCTGTTGGGTCAAGCAGGGCGGGAAATAACCCGGTAACAGGGTTTCCGGTTTGTCTGTCATGCGGTTTGCGCCCCTGCTTCATACCAGCCACGGGTACGGTTGACGATGGCGACCACCGACAGCATCACGGGTACTTCCACCAATACCCCGACAACCGTTGCCAGCGCAGCACCAGAATTGAAACCAAACAGCACAATCGCCGTTGCCACCGCCAGTTCAAAGAAATTGCTTGCCCCAATCAGGGCGGAAGGGGCTGCCACACAATGCGCTACCCCGAAATGGCGGTTGAGCCAATACGATAGCATCGAATTGAAATACACCTGAATCAGGATGGGGATTGCCAGCAATAAAATGATCAGCGGTTGCGCCAACACCTGTTGCCCTTGAAAGCCGAACAGCAGCACCAGTGTCACCAACAACGCCACCAGCGAAGCCGGTTGCAGCCTTTGCAAAGTAGCCTCCAGTTTGCCGTGTGTCAGCAAGAAATGGCGTAATAGCTGGCTGACTATCACCGGAATCACGATATAAATCAGCACTGACAAAAACAGTGTATCCCACGGTACGCTGATGGCGGAAATCCCCAACAACAACCCCACCAACGGTGCAAACGCAAAGATCATGATGGTGTCATTCAACGCCACCTGCGACAGGGTGAAGTTGGCATCGCCATTCGACAGGTTGCTCCACACGAACACCATCGCGGTGCAGGGTGCAGCCGCCAGCAGGATCAGCCCTGCAATATAACTATCCAGTTGATCCGCCGGAAGCCAGTCAGCAAACAACACACGAATAAACAACCAACCCAGCAATGCCATCGAAAACGGTTTCACCAACCAGTTGATGAACAGTGTCACCCCAATGCCTTTCCAGTGCTGCCCGACTTCATGCAAGGCGTGAAAGTCGATTTTCAGCAACATCGGGATGATCATCAGCCAAATCAGCAGTGCTACGGGCAGGTTGACCTGCGCCACTTCCAGTTGCCCAATCGTCTGGAACACGGCAGGCAACAGGCTACCCAGCGTGATACCGGCGATAATGCACAGCAGCACCCAGAGGGTCAGGTAGCGTTCAAATACGCCCATCGGCGCACCGGACTGGTGTTTGGCAGTCACTTCACATTGCGCAGACATGGTGTTTACTCCTTGTTGAGTGCTTCGAGGACTGCTGGAACTAGCCGGGTACGGATGTCATCACGAACCCGCAGGAAACTTTCAATGGCTTCCCCGTGAGGGTCATGGAATGGCAAATGGATGGCGGGTACGGGGCGTGGAAAAATGGGGCAGGCTTCCTTGGCGTTGTCACATACCGTGACAACGAGATCAATAGGTTCATCCAGCAGGGTATCTACATCCTTCGGGTATAGCCCTGCTGTTGGCAAACCAGCGAGTTGCAGGGCTTCGATTGCACCTTCTGCTACCTTGGGTTGTGGCTTTATCCCGGCAGACAGGGCGCGTACCTTCCCTGCCAAATCGTGGTTGAGGATAGCCTCAGCCATTTGCGAACGGCAGGAATTGCCGGTGCAGAGGATAAGGACGGTTCTGGATGCTGGCATGGTTATTTCCCCATTGATGTTCAAACGCTACAGGAAGTTTATCATATTCGATTTGACGAATATATAAAAATGGGGGTGCAACGCACCCCCTAGGCTTGGTGATTATTGTTGGTATTATTGAAGGAGATGTTATGACGTTATTTACAGGTCATCGCCCTTCATCGGGGTGAAAGCAGTGGCATTTTTGGCAATCTCCGGCAATTTGTCAGCAGGGACTGTTACCAATCCTTTGTCAGCCAGATAGCCATCTTCACCCATTGCATCCGTACTGACGTATTCCGCTACAAATTCCTTGATGCCTTTAACCTGGTCAACATGGGAGTTTTTCACATACACGTACATGGCACGGGACATGGGGTAAGTCTTGTCGATAACGGCTTCAGGCGAAGGCTTGACCCCATCAAGTGCCAGCCCATTGAGCTTGTCTTCATTTTGCTCAAGGAAACTGAAACCGAACGCTCCCAATGCATTGGC
The window above is part of the Thiothrix winogradskyi genome. Proteins encoded here:
- a CDS encoding Crp/Fnr family transcriptional regulator, with protein sequence MTDKPETLLPGYFPPCLTQQAKVQELQAGECLFRINDTVDGLFYLQSGEVKAVRYLSDGTEVIMLRTRPGELLGESTMAVERYVCDAVVLSDCRVTKIPMQALKQELATNPDFAFQLMLAIARTSRLQCSRYERLRLKNAADRVLHYLLCESGGSGTIEYPSHLYEWAHELGLQRETLYRTLAALEKAGKISRTERTIHLLG
- the arsB gene encoding ACR3 family arsenite efflux transporter, producing the protein MSAQCEVTAKHQSGAPMGVFERYLTLWVLLCIIAGITLGSLLPAVFQTIGQLEVAQVNLPVALLIWLMIIPMLLKIDFHALHEVGQHWKGIGVTLFINWLVKPFSMALLGWLFIRVLFADWLPADQLDSYIAGLILLAAAPCTAMVFVWSNLSNGDANFTLSQVALNDTIMIFAFAPLVGLLLGISAISVPWDTLFLSVLIYIVIPVIVSQLLRHFLLTHGKLEATLQRLQPASLVALLVTLVLLFGFQGQQVLAQPLIILLLAIPILIQVYFNSMLSYWLNRHFGVAHCVAAPSALIGASNFFELAVATAIVLFGFNSGAALATVVGVLVEVPVMLSVVAIVNRTRGWYEAGAQTA
- a CDS encoding arsenate reductase ArsC, whose translation is MPASRTVLILCTGNSCRSQMAEAILNHDLAGKVRALSAGIKPQPKVAEGAIEALQLAGLPTAGLYPKDVDTLLDEPIDLVVTVCDNAKEACPIFPRPVPAIHLPFHDPHGEAIESFLRVRDDIRTRLVPAVLEALNKE